From Candidatus Paceibacterota bacterium, the proteins below share one genomic window:
- a CDS encoding bifunctional UDP-3-O-[3-hydroxymyristoyl] N-acetylglucosamine deacetylase/3-hydroxyacyl-ACP dehydratase, with amino-acid sequence MVQQQTLNGSASYSGIGLHSGNRVTMTFLPAPPNTGIRFRRVDLEGKPEIEARAENIVENNRATTLAKGNTRVHTVEHVLASFAGYGIDNAIVELDSNEPPIADGSAREYCRMIREAGIVPQDERRDPYMVTAPIQLEMGETVMTLFPDETLKLSCTSADSQGRFTQYYSVELSPATWERELAHARTFGFYEEIEYLIKNGLIKGGSLENAVVIRDDAVLTTEPLRYPDEFVRHKMLDILGDLSLVGRPLRGHVIAVKPSHAANCELVRRILAQMRRPLVAAQAFSPPPAAPKAPLPSKGALDETQAQDGALDIQGVMKLLPHRYPFLMVDRVAKIEGNRIVGIKNVTVNEAYFQGHFPGHPVMPGVLQLEAMAQVAGIVMLKSAENAGKIAYFMSAEDVKWRKPVLPGDVLVIEVELTKMRGKIGKAKGVCKVQGEVVSEAAVTFMLVES; translated from the coding sequence GTGGTACAGCAGCAAACACTAAACGGCTCTGCGAGCTATTCCGGGATCGGGTTGCACAGCGGCAACCGGGTCACCATGACGTTTCTCCCCGCTCCGCCCAACACAGGCATTCGCTTTCGCCGGGTGGACCTGGAGGGCAAGCCGGAGATCGAGGCGCGCGCGGAGAACATCGTCGAGAATAATCGGGCGACAACCTTGGCCAAAGGAAACACGCGGGTGCACACCGTTGAGCACGTCCTGGCCAGTTTCGCCGGGTATGGCATTGACAACGCCATTGTTGAACTGGATTCCAATGAGCCGCCTATCGCCGATGGCAGCGCACGCGAATATTGCCGGATGATCCGGGAGGCCGGCATTGTGCCTCAGGACGAGCGCCGGGACCCGTACATGGTCACAGCGCCGATTCAATTGGAGATGGGGGAGACGGTCATGACCCTCTTCCCAGACGAAACGTTGAAGCTCTCATGCACCAGCGCCGACAGCCAGGGACGGTTTACCCAGTACTACAGCGTCGAGCTTTCGCCGGCCACCTGGGAGCGTGAATTAGCCCACGCCCGCACGTTCGGCTTTTATGAAGAGATCGAATACCTGATCAAGAACGGCCTGATCAAGGGCGGCAGCCTGGAGAACGCCGTGGTGATTCGCGACGATGCGGTGCTCACCACCGAGCCGCTGCGCTATCCGGACGAGTTTGTCCGGCACAAGATGCTGGACATTCTGGGCGATCTCTCCCTGGTGGGCCGGCCGCTGCGCGGGCATGTCATCGCGGTCAAGCCCAGTCACGCGGCGAACTGCGAGCTGGTGCGGCGTATCCTGGCGCAAATGCGCAGGCCTCTGGTTGCAGCGCAGGCGTTTTCCCCGCCACCCGCCGCTCCGAAAGCCCCATTACCCTCCAAGGGTGCGCTCGATGAAACGCAGGCGCAGGATGGCGCCTTGGATATTCAGGGCGTGATGAAGTTGTTGCCGCATCGCTATCCGTTCCTGATGGTGGATCGCGTGGCCAAGATTGAAGGCAACAGAATCGTCGGCATCAAGAATGTCACCGTCAACGAGGCCTATTTTCAGGGGCATTTTCCCGGGCACCCGGTAATGCCGGGCGTTCTGCAACTGGAGGCCATGGCGCAGGTGGCCGGCATTGTGATGCTCAAAAGCGCGGAGAACGCCGGCAAGATCGCCTACTTTATGTCCGCCGAGGATGTGAAGTGGCGCAAGCCGGTGCTCCCGGGCGATGTGCTGGTAATTGAGGTGGAGTTGACCAAGATGCGCGGCAAGATCGGCAAGGCCAAAGGCGTGTGTAAAGTGCAAGGTGAGGTCGTCAGCGAAGCTGCCGTAACCTTCATGCTCGTGGAATCTTAA